A single window of Archangium gephyra DNA harbors:
- a CDS encoding TIGR02265 family protein: MCLATSEDTIRGMLFNGTLEVLRTVGDGSLVQRCVEECGESRFLDFFSYPVRMHCQMVSTALPVLAEEFGNSEEALRQLGRLVANRFMRVGAGKVMLSLTPRSPRQLGYSLPMAYRMAVSFGQYEVQWTGARSGRFILKRDFMPHPFHEGVMEMSLSMWGGREVKVSGRPTGGSIVNVTSAGSETRGERGMSSAAMAWSVSPRDGGQFWGQRMALVNSEDIARGLFLQSVLKSIRALGDESLEKRSASACGQARFFDFFNYPIRLHLQMLSVAMPELATRHTDVEQALWRMGHCVAMDFLESEAGRTVKVLVRGEPKRLVNNLPLTYRMSMTGERSVRWTGPQCCRFTMKRDFMPPSFHEGMLVAMLERLNASKVKVVGRQTDMLESEYDISWQ; the protein is encoded by the coding sequence ATGTGTCTGGCGACCTCGGAGGACACCATCCGCGGCATGCTCTTCAACGGGACGTTGGAGGTCCTGCGCACGGTGGGAGACGGCTCGCTGGTGCAGCGGTGTGTGGAGGAGTGTGGGGAGTCGCGGTTCCTGGATTTCTTCAGCTATCCCGTGAGGATGCACTGCCAGATGGTGAGCACGGCGCTGCCGGTGCTGGCGGAGGAGTTCGGCAACTCGGAGGAGGCGCTGCGTCAATTGGGGCGGCTGGTGGCCAACCGCTTCATGCGGGTGGGGGCGGGCAAGGTGATGTTGTCGTTGACGCCGCGCAGCCCGCGGCAGCTGGGGTACTCGTTGCCCATGGCCTACCGCATGGCGGTGAGCTTCGGGCAGTACGAGGTGCAGTGGACGGGCGCCCGGAGCGGCCGGTTCATCTTGAAGCGCGACTTCATGCCCCACCCCTTCCACGAAGGGGTGATGGAGATGTCGCTGAGCATGTGGGGCGGGCGGGAGGTGAAGGTGAGCGGCAGGCCCACGGGGGGCTCGATAGTGAATGTGACTTCTGCTGGCAGTGAGACCAGGGGTGAGCGGGGAATGAGCAGCGCGGCGATGGCGTGGAGTGTGTCCCCCCGGGACGGTGGACAGTTCTGGGGCCAGCGCATGGCGCTGGTGAATTCGGAGGACATCGCGCGCGGGCTGTTCCTGCAGAGCGTGTTGAAGTCCATCCGGGCGCTCGGGGACGAGTCGCTGGAGAAGCGCAGCGCCAGCGCCTGTGGGCAGGCGCGCTTCTTCGACTTCTTCAACTACCCCATCCGGCTGCACCTGCAGATGTTGTCGGTGGCGATGCCGGAGCTGGCCACGCGGCACACGGATGTGGAGCAGGCCCTGTGGCGCATGGGGCACTGCGTGGCCATGGACTTCCTGGAGTCCGAGGCGGGCAGGACGGTGAAGGTGCTGGTGCGCGGCGAGCCCAAGCGGCTGGTGAACAACCTGCCGTTGACCTACCGGATGTCGATGACGGGCGAGCGCTCGGTGCGGTGGACGGGGCCGCAGTGCTGCCGCTTCACCATGAAGCGCGACTTCATGCCCCCCTCGTTCCACGAGGGCATGCTGGTGGCGATGCTCGAGCGGTTGAATGCCAGCAAGGTGAAGGTGGTGGGGCGTCAGACGGACATGCTGGAGAGTGAGTACGACATTTCCTGGCAGTGA
- a CDS encoding HAD family hydrolase, which yields MSVGPAAVIFDLDGTLVDNLRFHVQAWGALSRSLGLDVPVERFEREFNGWRNEEIIPALLGRPVPPEELVRLAEQKESHYRALYGPHLVPLRGARELLTRLRDAGLRLAVASAGPRPNRAFVLDGLQLRPFFSHVVGAEDVTRGKPAPDLFLAAARALGVEPAACVVFEDAVHGIHAARAAGMIAVGVTTLTPAELLREAGAHWVTSDFASLPGDFEQLLFSGR from the coding sequence GTGAGCGTGGGGCCCGCCGCCGTCATCTTCGACCTGGATGGGACCCTGGTCGACAACCTGCGCTTCCACGTCCAGGCGTGGGGGGCCCTGTCCCGCTCGCTCGGCCTGGACGTGCCCGTGGAGCGCTTCGAGCGGGAGTTCAACGGCTGGCGCAACGAGGAGATCATCCCCGCGCTGCTCGGCCGGCCCGTGCCTCCCGAGGAGCTGGTGCGGCTGGCGGAGCAGAAGGAGTCCCACTACCGCGCGCTCTACGGGCCGCACCTGGTGCCCCTGCGCGGTGCCCGCGAGCTGCTCACGCGGTTGCGCGACGCCGGCCTGCGGCTCGCGGTGGCCTCGGCGGGGCCGCGCCCCAACCGCGCCTTCGTGCTCGACGGACTCCAGCTGCGCCCCTTCTTCTCCCACGTGGTGGGCGCCGAGGACGTGACGCGGGGCAAGCCGGCGCCGGACCTCTTCCTCGCCGCCGCGCGGGCGCTCGGCGTGGAGCCCGCCGCGTGTGTCGTCTTCGAGGACGCGGTGCACGGCATCCACGCGGCGCGCGCGGCGGGGATGATCGCCGTGGGTGTCACCACCCTCACGCCCGCGGAGCTCCTGCGCGAGGCCGGCGCCCACTGGGTCACCTCCGACTTCGCCTCCCTTCCCGGAGACTTCGAGCAGCTGCTCTTCAGCGGGCGCTGA
- a CDS encoding TIGR02265 family protein produces the protein MQMVDERGWWVPAPPGSDEDLQQRLAMASPGDTARGMFLRATLDAVRILGDEEAVRRCQRVSGEEKLVDFFTYPVSANLRMVFTAAWMLETRYGGIAEALRQLGRGAAACFLSSTAGLALQLLAGGDTNRMVGNLPSMYRASVSFGVRSVVWMGPTSCRLTMRREFMPACFQEGLLLGVLEKAHARGARVLGHQLSTLESDYDVSWVA, from the coding sequence ATGCAGATGGTCGATGAGCGGGGCTGGTGGGTGCCTGCTCCCCCGGGCTCGGACGAGGACTTGCAGCAGCGGCTGGCGATGGCGTCGCCCGGAGACACGGCGCGCGGCATGTTCCTCCGGGCCACGCTGGACGCGGTGCGCATCCTGGGGGACGAGGAGGCGGTGCGCCGGTGCCAGCGGGTGAGCGGGGAGGAGAAGCTCGTGGACTTCTTCACCTATCCGGTGAGCGCGAACCTGCGGATGGTGTTCACCGCGGCGTGGATGCTGGAGACGCGCTACGGCGGCATCGCCGAGGCGCTCCGGCAGCTCGGCCGAGGGGCCGCGGCGTGTTTCCTGTCCTCCACCGCGGGCCTGGCGCTCCAGCTGCTGGCCGGGGGAGACACGAACCGCATGGTGGGCAACCTGCCTTCCATGTACCGGGCCTCGGTGAGCTTCGGGGTGCGCTCGGTGGTGTGGATGGGGCCCACGAGCTGCCGGCTCACCATGCGGCGCGAGTTCATGCCCGCCTGCTTCCAGGAAGGACTGCTGCTGGGCGTGCTCGAGAAGGCCCATGCGCGGGGCGCGCGGGTGCTCGGCCATCAGCTCTCCACGTTGGAGAGTGACTACGACGTCTCCTGGGTGGCGTGA
- a CDS encoding response regulator, with protein sequence MAIPFLHDTPPPVDAVAAVLHLLEDEAERVVRLWSKRIRAETYELDVSGRNLRAPLRRLIDELVRLLRDRGRDALALWPEVVRSHGARRYNQRFEVEDLAREFKSLEEVLLYVYARRNDGVLEPEVATFIVELVGEAHASAQASFARVLRTEEVRFREAAVMESVLHHVEVGILLAEVDGTVSFATPPVSRLIGVPMRAVVGSRSQSPLSVVLSQVSARQANGESFKVTDMPFMRALKERGPVRGVMMVVERPGGGEATLEMSATPVWEEEGELAGVIQTFTDRTEAATKTKALMSANDAVRRLQGRLLQRTRTQALGQLASGAAHALNNFLNVLRLRITLLRREFKPEHLDALDKTVGQVGELVARLQEFNVQRTEEQLSDVHVDATVREALEMARAELEGREHPVTVEQRLGEPGAVRADPGFFRELVVNLLLAERERLSEEGGRVLVETRREADGWVTLRVADSSTPYEAEDMTRMFDPLNRDAGAPQLSLLLAVARTQVQRWGGELTVENLPEGGAAFVVRLPLARSEAEAAVQAQESREAAVPRRFQQTRRVLVVDDDPDNARMMAEVLGEEGYDVKVANSGDVALKMWDERRYDAALLDAVMPDMSGWEVARELRKRSPQALLAIVTGMDVRGQNRANLALVDAVFRKPIDVGALDDFLGQSEPHAAGGGGGAGVTPPPA encoded by the coding sequence ATGGCCATCCCTTTCCTCCATGACACCCCGCCACCCGTGGATGCGGTGGCCGCCGTGCTCCACCTGCTGGAAGACGAGGCGGAGCGCGTGGTGCGTCTGTGGTCCAAGCGGATCCGCGCCGAGACGTATGAACTGGACGTCTCCGGGCGCAACCTGCGGGCGCCCCTGCGCCGGTTGATCGACGAGCTCGTCCGCCTGCTCAGGGACCGGGGGAGGGATGCCCTGGCGCTCTGGCCGGAGGTGGTGCGTTCCCACGGGGCCCGCCGGTACAACCAGCGCTTCGAGGTGGAGGACCTGGCGCGCGAGTTCAAGTCGCTGGAGGAGGTGCTCCTCTACGTCTACGCCCGGCGCAACGACGGGGTGCTGGAGCCGGAGGTGGCCACCTTCATCGTGGAGCTGGTGGGCGAGGCCCACGCCTCGGCGCAGGCCTCCTTCGCGCGGGTGCTGAGGACGGAGGAGGTGCGCTTCCGCGAGGCGGCGGTGATGGAGTCGGTGCTGCACCACGTGGAGGTGGGCATCCTCCTGGCCGAGGTGGACGGCACGGTGTCCTTCGCCACGCCGCCGGTGAGCCGGCTCATCGGCGTGCCCATGCGGGCCGTGGTGGGCTCGCGCTCGCAGTCGCCCCTGTCGGTGGTGCTCTCCCAGGTGAGTGCGCGCCAGGCCAATGGCGAGTCCTTCAAGGTGACGGACATGCCCTTCATGCGGGCCCTCAAGGAGCGCGGGCCGGTGCGCGGCGTGATGATGGTGGTGGAGCGGCCCGGCGGGGGCGAGGCCACCCTGGAGATGAGCGCCACGCCCGTCTGGGAGGAGGAGGGCGAGCTGGCCGGTGTCATCCAGACCTTCACCGACCGCACCGAGGCCGCCACCAAGACGAAGGCGCTGATGAGCGCCAACGACGCCGTGCGGCGGCTGCAGGGCCGGCTGCTGCAGCGCACGCGCACCCAGGCCCTGGGGCAACTGGCCAGTGGCGCGGCGCACGCGCTCAACAACTTCCTCAACGTGCTGCGCCTGCGCATCACCCTGCTGCGGCGCGAGTTCAAGCCCGAGCACCTGGACGCGCTGGACAAGACGGTGGGGCAGGTGGGCGAGCTGGTGGCGCGGCTGCAGGAGTTCAACGTCCAGCGCACCGAGGAGCAGCTGTCGGACGTGCACGTGGACGCGACGGTGCGCGAGGCGCTGGAGATGGCGCGGGCGGAGCTGGAGGGGCGCGAGCACCCGGTGACGGTGGAGCAGCGGTTGGGCGAGCCGGGAGCGGTGCGGGCGGACCCGGGCTTCTTCCGCGAGCTGGTGGTGAACCTGCTGCTGGCCGAGCGCGAGCGCCTGAGCGAGGAGGGCGGGCGGGTGCTGGTGGAGACGCGCCGGGAGGCGGACGGGTGGGTGACGCTGCGGGTGGCGGACTCCAGCACGCCGTACGAGGCGGAGGACATGACACGCATGTTCGATCCGCTCAACCGCGATGCGGGGGCGCCGCAGCTCTCGCTGCTGCTGGCGGTGGCGCGCACCCAGGTGCAGCGCTGGGGCGGTGAGCTGACGGTGGAGAACCTGCCCGAGGGCGGGGCGGCCTTCGTGGTGCGGCTGCCGCTGGCGCGCTCCGAGGCGGAGGCGGCGGTGCAGGCGCAGGAGAGCCGGGAGGCGGCGGTCCCGCGGCGCTTCCAGCAGACGCGCCGGGTGCTGGTGGTGGACGACGATCCGGACAACGCGCGGATGATGGCGGAGGTGCTCGGCGAGGAGGGCTACGACGTCAAGGTGGCCAACAGCGGGGACGTGGCGCTGAAGATGTGGGACGAGCGCCGTTACGACGCCGCCCTGCTGGACGCGGTGATGCCGGACATGTCGGGCTGGGAGGTGGCGCGCGAGCTGCGCAAGCGCTCACCGCAGGCGCTGCTGGCCATCGTCACGGGCATGGACGTGCGCGGACAGAACCGCGCCAACCTCGCGCTGGTGGATGCCGTGTTCCGCAAGCCCATCGACGTGGGCGCGCTGGACGACTTCCTCGGCCAGTCCGAGCCGCACGCGGCCGGCGGGGGGGGCGGGGCCGGGGTGACTCCACCTCCCGCGTGA